In Haloplanus rubicundus, one DNA window encodes the following:
- a CDS encoding CPBP family intramembrane glutamic endopeptidase, translating to MPSTETQGRPTWCVRYWLTWPVWNHDDRRLRAPIRALLPLALTFLALAVIQTAVRARFEHPIRELLELSGLIVVLVGGLLVAARLLDRRPVVDYGLSFDRDWWKAVAVGCVTGLAVNAGALVVSLQAGWVSVTGVAEAPGVLPFVPAVIVTFAYIAVAAIWEEFIFRATMLKNLAEGGAGYVGRKPAVLLAVLLSTLVFATLHGGKVTHVSQYGYYVIAGLVLGCVYVLSGDLALPIGFHVFYNFSQGLLGLGVSQVTPELVVLEIAGPDKWIGEEGLVHVIFALLGGLLLLAYIRWRDGQLQIDERVTQWNPLTEQ from the coding sequence ATGCCCTCCACAGAGACCCAAGGCAGGCCGACGTGGTGCGTCCGTTACTGGCTCACCTGGCCGGTTTGGAACCACGACGACCGACGACTTCGGGCCCCGATCCGGGCGCTGTTACCGCTCGCCCTGACGTTTCTGGCTCTTGCGGTTATCCAGACGGCGGTTCGAGCCCGGTTCGAGCATCCAATCCGCGAGTTGCTCGAGCTGAGCGGCTTGATAGTCGTTCTCGTTGGGGGGCTCCTCGTCGCCGCGAGGCTTCTCGATCGACGTCCGGTCGTCGATTACGGTCTGTCGTTCGACCGCGATTGGTGGAAAGCGGTCGCCGTTGGGTGCGTGACGGGCCTCGCAGTCAACGCCGGGGCTCTCGTGGTGTCCCTTCAGGCTGGCTGGGTTTCCGTGACAGGAGTCGCCGAAGCACCCGGTGTTCTCCCGTTCGTTCCGGCAGTGATCGTCACGTTCGCGTATATCGCTGTCGCGGCAATCTGGGAGGAATTCATCTTCCGAGCGACCATGTTGAAGAACCTCGCAGAAGGCGGAGCAGGATATGTGGGCCGGAAGCCAGCCGTACTTCTGGCCGTCCTCCTCAGCACGCTCGTCTTCGCGACACTACACGGTGGGAAGGTGACCCATGTCAGTCAGTATGGGTACTATGTGATCGCTGGTCTCGTGCTCGGATGCGTATACGTGCTCTCCGGCGATCTCGCACTTCCCATCGGCTTTCACGTGTTCTACAACTTCTCACAAGGACTCCTCGGACTCGGAGTCTCCCAAGTCACGCCCGAACTCGTCGTTCTCGAGATCGCCGGCCCCGACAAATGGATCGGCGAAGAGGGACTCGTCCACGTCATCTTTGCCCTTCTCGGTGGTCTATTACTTCTCGCGTACATCCGCTGGCGAGACGGACAGTTACAAATCGACGAACGTGTGACACAGTGGAATCCACTCACTGAGCAGTAG
- a CDS encoding ArsR/SmtB family transcription factor: MDEDGDDELLALLDDEYARAILAELTTEPMSASELCTACDMSDPTAYRRLERLQEADLVAERQTIDPDGHHYKRYVATVDEVSVTFEGGAYEVAVTRSATNPADRFTDLFEGLS; encoded by the coding sequence ATGGACGAGGACGGCGACGATGAACTCCTCGCGTTGCTCGACGACGAGTACGCGCGAGCCATCCTCGCCGAACTCACCACAGAACCGATGTCCGCCTCCGAACTCTGCACAGCCTGTGACATGTCCGATCCGACAGCGTACCGGCGCCTCGAACGGTTACAGGAGGCCGATCTCGTGGCCGAACGACAGACGATCGACCCAGATGGCCACCACTACAAACGATACGTGGCGACCGTAGACGAAGTGTCGGTCACGTTCGAAGGTGGTGCGTACGAAGTTGCCGTGACGAGATCCGCGACGAATCCGGCCGACCGATTCACGGACCTGTTCGAGGGGTTGTCCTGA
- a CDS encoding DUF7521 family protein, with amino-acid sequence MPLGTEVLSPGSIAWLSRGLTALIGLFVALLAYRGFKRNDAPKMRLLALGVGLLTTGVFLAVTVANVAGADTGGILIARGLVTMTGLCAVLLALLYR; translated from the coding sequence GTGCCTCTGGGTACAGAGGTTCTCTCGCCCGGCAGTATTGCGTGGCTCTCGCGAGGATTGACTGCTCTCATCGGTCTGTTCGTCGCACTGCTGGCGTATCGCGGCTTCAAACGAAACGACGCCCCGAAGATGCGCTTACTCGCTCTCGGGGTCGGGCTTCTGACGACAGGAGTATTCCTGGCAGTCACAGTCGCGAACGTCGCAGGAGCGGACACAGGAGGTATTCTGATAGCACGTGGACTCGTAACCATGACTGGCCTCTGTGCCGTACTACTGGCGCTTCTGTATCGGTAA
- a CDS encoding halocyanin domain-containing protein, with product MQRSPTRRRVLRSTALAGIVAIAGCSTTNRSTNAPSTTSPTSPNTPEKTATTATEATLTPPESTDDWLTNANGYREETPRYGPGEQPTIDVGHPVEDGLSFDPPVIEVAPMTNVTWDWTGHGGLHNVVALDGTFDSGRPNAQPGTAYHYIFEEPGTYPFVSEPHREEGMRGAVIVREPPSTGNQTVDMWVVDSSNFDGTVVDRTGSDVARVTVGSRGNRGHLAFDPPVLKISTGTTVEWKWTGSGGGHNVVFLNADIHSGQVTHESGVHFQHTFEQSGTYRYACQPHRALGQKGAIIVE from the coding sequence ATGCAACGGTCCCCGACCCGCAGACGAGTCCTCCGCAGTACCGCTCTCGCTGGCATCGTGGCGATAGCCGGTTGTAGTACGACCAACCGTAGCACGAACGCTCCCAGTACCACATCGCCGACAAGTCCGAACACCCCTGAAAAAACGGCAACGACTGCCACAGAGGCTACTCTGACGCCACCCGAGTCGACCGACGACTGGCTGACGAATGCCAACGGGTACCGGGAAGAGACGCCTCGATACGGGCCTGGCGAGCAACCGACGATCGACGTCGGCCACCCCGTTGAGGACGGGTTATCGTTCGATCCCCCAGTGATCGAAGTCGCTCCCATGACGAACGTGACTTGGGACTGGACTGGTCACGGCGGCCTCCACAATGTCGTCGCGCTTGATGGTACGTTCGACAGCGGCCGACCGAACGCCCAACCGGGTACGGCCTATCACTACATCTTCGAGGAACCGGGAACGTACCCGTTCGTCTCGGAACCGCACCGGGAGGAGGGAATGCGTGGCGCCGTGATCGTTAGAGAGCCTCCGTCGACGGGGAATCAGACCGTCGATATGTGGGTCGTCGACAGTAGTAACTTCGACGGCACGGTGGTCGATCGAACCGGTTCCGACGTGGCGAGAGTCACCGTCGGGTCACGAGGTAACAGGGGTCACTTGGCCTTCGACCCGCCAGTCCTGAAGATCTCGACGGGCACGACGGTCGAGTGGAAGTGGACTGGCAGCGGCGGGGGGCACAACGTGGTGTTCCTGAACGCCGACATCCACTCCGGGCAGGTGACCCACGAATCCGGTGTCCACTTCCAGCACACATTCGAGCAGTCCGGAACGTATCGCTACGCCTGTCAACCCCACAGAGCACTCGGACAGAAAGGAGCAATTATCGTCGAATGA
- a CDS encoding cupin domain-containing protein, with translation MGYHVVDPSTIEPFPDREAEPRSISQAAGLPKRDAKLGLRTYTAAPGEQLPAMYHYHDEQVEAFFVVEGTLHVETPEGELTVPEEQVFLVESGNPHRAFNPSDADAPVRVLAIGAPSVEDHHPYEPDGD, from the coding sequence ATGGGCTATCACGTCGTCGACCCGTCGACGATCGAACCGTTTCCCGACCGTGAGGCCGAACCGCGATCGATCAGCCAAGCGGCTGGCCTGCCAAAACGCGACGCCAAACTCGGTCTCCGGACGTACACCGCCGCTCCGGGCGAGCAACTCCCGGCGATGTACCACTACCACGACGAGCAGGTCGAGGCGTTTTTCGTCGTCGAGGGGACGCTCCACGTCGAGACGCCGGAGGGAGAACTCACCGTTCCGGAAGAGCAGGTCTTCCTCGTCGAGTCGGGGAACCCCCACCGCGCGTTCAACCCCTCGGACGCCGACGCTCCCGTCCGGGTTCTCGCTATCGGCGCGCCGTCGGTCGAGGATCACCATCCCTACGAACCCGACGGCGACTGA
- a CDS encoding glutaredoxin family protein — translation MSRLELYDRKDCPYSQKVRDKLEELGVDYDETVVPDKHTDRNEVHERTGQRGVPVLFDPSLDDGWLADSDAIVTHLERTYG, via the coding sequence ATGAGCCGTCTGGAACTATACGACAGGAAGGACTGTCCGTATTCGCAGAAGGTGCGGGACAAACTCGAGGAACTGGGCGTCGACTACGACGAGACGGTGGTGCCGGACAAACACACTGACCGCAATGAGGTTCACGAACGCACCGGACAGCGAGGCGTTCCGGTGCTGTTCGATCCGTCGCTCGACGACGGCTGGCTCGCCGACAGCGACGCCATCGTGACCCACCTCGAACGCACCTACGGCTGA
- a CDS encoding methyl-accepting chemotaxis protein has protein sequence MSSTTRSELDRSGLSTLVPDDPEQRQAFVTEVLSGELQDESRVSEALLDSAVTQYLTSVLADGADRTRREFAQYCVERDVRPETLSKLLVAIQSQLIERAERLPSVDSVELRRLTSRDIAAISAACAEASKAGSDREGAAVIDEVHSQVADVTDRSAEIASLTEQQASNVNDLSGEVGDISAAVEEIAASVDEIDTQSDDAAALAEEGCTRASELSERIEEIHTRATGVREAVGTLADHTEDIGEFVDTIDDIADQTNLLALNASIEAARVDEGEGFAVVADEVKSLAEESQDEAARIRSLVETIDGAVEQVVDDIESVHEQTEAGREEAARAVETFEAIDEVNGQLSESMADVATATDQQARSTEELAMMADEANRKTEMILDEVEGIDDSNRELLDLLESSADGPADD, from the coding sequence ATGAGTTCCACGACTCGTTCCGAACTCGATCGTTCGGGGCTGTCGACGCTCGTTCCCGACGATCCGGAGCAACGGCAGGCGTTCGTCACCGAGGTACTGTCCGGAGAACTACAGGACGAGAGTCGCGTCTCTGAAGCTCTCCTCGACTCCGCCGTGACCCAGTATCTCACGTCGGTTCTTGCCGACGGGGCCGACCGAACGCGACGGGAGTTCGCCCAGTACTGTGTCGAACGCGACGTCCGACCCGAGACCCTCTCGAAGCTACTGGTGGCGATACAGTCTCAGTTGATCGAACGCGCGGAACGACTACCGTCGGTCGACTCGGTCGAGCTTCGGCGACTCACGAGCCGCGACATCGCTGCGATCAGTGCGGCGTGTGCCGAGGCGAGCAAAGCCGGGTCGGATCGCGAAGGGGCCGCAGTGATCGACGAGGTTCACTCGCAGGTGGCGGACGTAACCGACCGATCCGCGGAAATCGCCTCCCTCACGGAACAGCAGGCGTCGAACGTGAACGACCTGAGTGGAGAGGTCGGAGACATCAGCGCGGCCGTCGAGGAGATCGCCGCCTCCGTGGACGAAATCGACACCCAGAGCGACGACGCGGCCGCCCTCGCCGAGGAGGGCTGTACCAGAGCGAGCGAACTCAGCGAACGGATCGAGGAGATTCATACGCGAGCGACGGGCGTTCGCGAGGCCGTGGGGACGCTCGCCGATCACACCGAGGACATCGGCGAGTTCGTGGATACGATCGACGACATCGCGGATCAGACGAACCTGCTGGCGCTCAACGCCTCGATCGAAGCGGCACGCGTCGACGAGGGCGAGGGATTCGCCGTCGTCGCGGACGAAGTCAAATCACTCGCCGAGGAGAGCCAGGACGAAGCTGCACGCATCCGATCGTTGGTCGAGACGATCGACGGCGCCGTCGAGCAGGTCGTCGACGACATCGAGAGCGTCCACGAACAGACCGAAGCCGGGCGTGAGGAGGCGGCTCGAGCCGTCGAGACGTTCGAGGCGATCGACGAGGTCAACGGCCAGCTGTCGGAGAGTATGGCGGACGTGGCGACGGCGACGGATCAGCAGGCCCGAAGCACCGAGGAACTCGCCATGATGGCCGACGAGGCCAATCGGAAGACGGAGATGATACTCGACGAAGTCGAGGGGATCGACGACAGCAATCGCGAGCTACTGGACCTGCTCGAATCCTCGGCCGACGGACCGGCCGACGACTGA
- a CDS encoding SDR family oxidoreductase — protein MSTDEFDLREPELTAADLLVLDDDHFVPETVAIVTGAASGIGRATAVALAANGLTVVGADIDEDGLDGTLDLADDVDATGTVHPIPTDLTDDDAVEAMVDAAAEAGELRYVANVAGMQHIASIPDFPMEKYDLLLDIMLRAPFLTAKLAMPHIRATDDGVGAIGNMSSVHGHYATQDKPGYITAKHGLTGLTRAIAAEGEGILRGFSVSVGYVLTPLMVNQIEDTAEERGISEQEVVEDVMLGQARTKEMMTAAEVANLFVFGFSSHGKHLNGGDMLHDGGYTTTYE, from the coding sequence ATGTCCACCGACGAATTCGACCTCCGTGAACCGGAGTTAACCGCTGCCGACTTGCTCGTCCTCGACGACGACCACTTCGTACCAGAGACGGTCGCCATCGTCACCGGCGCGGCCTCGGGTATCGGTCGTGCCACGGCGGTCGCGCTCGCGGCGAACGGCCTCACCGTCGTCGGCGCCGACATCGACGAGGACGGCCTCGACGGCACCCTCGATCTCGCCGACGACGTGGATGCCACCGGCACCGTCCACCCCATCCCGACCGACCTCACGGACGACGACGCGGTCGAGGCGATGGTCGACGCCGCAGCCGAAGCGGGCGAACTACGGTACGTCGCCAACGTGGCCGGGATGCAACACATCGCTTCCATCCCCGACTTCCCGATGGAGAAGTACGACCTCCTGCTCGATATCATGCTCCGCGCGCCGTTTCTCACTGCGAAGCTCGCGATGCCGCACATCCGGGCGACCGACGATGGGGTCGGCGCCATCGGCAACATGTCCTCCGTCCACGGTCACTACGCGACGCAAGACAAACCCGGGTATATCACGGCGAAACACGGGCTGACCGGTCTGACACGCGCTATCGCCGCGGAGGGTGAGGGAATCTTGCGGGGCTTCTCGGTCAGCGTCGGCTACGTGTTGACGCCGCTGATGGTGAACCAGATCGAGGACACGGCCGAAGAGCGGGGTATCTCCGAGCAGGAGGTCGTCGAGGACGTGATGCTCGGCCAGGCACGGACGAAGGAGATGATGACGGCCGCCGAGGTGGCGAATCTCTTCGTCTTCGGCTTCTCCAGCCACGGCAAACACCTCAACGGCGGCGACATGCTCCACGACGGCGGATACACCACCACCTATGAGTGA